The Planococcus liqunii genome includes a region encoding these proteins:
- a CDS encoding sugar ABC transporter substrate-binding protein, which yields MKNQKNVWKVLLLAFIVFILAACGGDGGSEESGGESGGSDDSGSQKITVFNRKVEISDQLAAMAKEYTEETGVEVEVLGTTGDDYLQQLQIRLNSNQGPSIFTLQNETEAEQLKSYAYDLSNEEYVKHIAPDMELKVDDKIVGVPYGVEGFGIVYNKDLVKPEDVSDYASFVSTLEKFKGEGINGFGLAQDAYFLIGHPSNYPFALQEDHFDFIDRLNAGEVTMAETPEFQEFGKFMEAIKANTPNPLSITYDKEVGDFASGKTAMIHQGNWAFGMLSEFEFDFEVGMMPFPLMGNDKLAVGVGNNWVINSKKEEGEIKAANDFLNWMSTSETGHRYIVEEFGFVPALTNIDAGELDPLSQAVLDASNSGETIPWAINYYPANIVPNDLTPLAQQFFSEDMTGEELIAGMDEAWKGAQ from the coding sequence ATGAAGAACCAAAAAAACGTGTGGAAAGTTCTGTTATTGGCATTTATCGTATTCATTTTGGCAGCTTGCGGCGGTGATGGAGGAAGCGAAGAAAGCGGCGGAGAATCTGGGGGCTCCGATGATTCAGGAAGCCAAAAAATCACGGTTTTCAACCGGAAAGTGGAAATCTCTGACCAGCTGGCTGCGATGGCCAAAGAATACACGGAAGAAACGGGAGTGGAAGTGGAAGTATTGGGGACGACAGGCGATGATTATCTGCAGCAATTGCAGATCCGCTTAAACAGCAACCAGGGCCCTTCCATCTTTACGCTTCAAAACGAAACAGAAGCAGAGCAATTGAAGTCCTATGCCTATGATTTAAGCAATGAAGAATATGTAAAACACATTGCACCCGATATGGAACTGAAAGTGGATGACAAAATTGTCGGCGTCCCTTATGGCGTCGAAGGATTCGGGATTGTCTACAACAAAGATTTGGTGAAACCGGAAGATGTAAGCGATTATGCGTCATTTGTCAGCACGCTTGAGAAGTTTAAAGGAGAAGGCATTAATGGCTTCGGATTGGCACAGGATGCCTATTTCCTGATCGGCCATCCAAGCAACTATCCATTTGCCTTGCAGGAAGATCATTTTGACTTTATTGACCGCTTGAATGCAGGAGAAGTGACAATGGCAGAAACGCCGGAATTCCAGGAATTCGGCAAGTTTATGGAAGCGATCAAAGCAAATACACCGAACCCGCTCAGCATCACCTATGACAAGGAAGTCGGTGACTTTGCTTCAGGGAAAACAGCCATGATCCACCAGGGAAACTGGGCATTTGGCATGCTGTCCGAATTTGAATTCGACTTTGAAGTGGGCATGATGCCGTTTCCGTTGATGGGCAATGACAAATTAGCGGTAGGCGTCGGCAACAACTGGGTGATCAACAGCAAAAAAGAAGAAGGTGAGATTAAAGCAGCGAATGACTTCCTGAATTGGATGTCCACAAGCGAGACGGGACACCGTTATATTGTGGAAGAGTTCGGCTTTGTGCCGGCTCTGACCAATATTGATGCAGGCGAACTGGACCCATTGTCACAAGCGGTTCTTGATGCCAGCAACAGCGGCGAAACCATTCCATGGGCAATCAACTACTATCCGGCAAATATTGTGCCGAATGATTTGACTCCGCTCGCGCAGCAATTCTTCTCGGAAGACATGACCGGCGAAGAACTGATTGCGGGCATGGATGAAGCATGGAAAGGCGCCCAGTAA
- a CDS encoding carbohydrate ABC transporter permease codes for MPNRNKLKWFVLFTVPLIFIFTIVVLIPFLVGIYYSFFEWDGIGANPKVFVGLDNFVELWGDNQFLRSMWLTTLFTILSVITINVIGLAFALLVTSRIQSANAARTLLFMPYLIGGLILGYIWQFVFVDVFSFLGEVTGLDQVFFNWLVDPQFALYGLVFVFTWQMAGYIMIIYIAGIQAIPNDVVEAAKIDGASTWQRFTRITFPLLMPALTISLFLTLSSAFKIYDVNLSLTGGGPANATELFAMNIYQEIFGSSNYGFGQAKAIVFFLIVAAITLTQVYMTKKREVEM; via the coding sequence GTGCCAAATCGAAATAAACTAAAATGGTTTGTCTTATTCACAGTTCCATTGATTTTCATTTTTACGATTGTCGTACTCATTCCGTTTCTTGTGGGCATTTATTATTCGTTTTTTGAATGGGACGGTATCGGAGCAAATCCGAAAGTATTTGTCGGCCTGGATAATTTTGTGGAATTATGGGGAGATAACCAGTTTCTCCGGTCGATGTGGCTGACGACTTTGTTCACTATCCTATCTGTCATTACGATTAATGTCATCGGGTTGGCTTTTGCCCTCTTGGTCACGTCGCGAATCCAATCAGCGAATGCGGCGCGTACCTTGCTGTTTATGCCGTACTTGATCGGCGGGTTGATTCTCGGATATATTTGGCAGTTTGTCTTCGTCGATGTGTTTTCTTTTCTCGGAGAAGTAACCGGGCTGGACCAGGTGTTTTTCAACTGGCTGGTGGATCCGCAATTTGCTTTATATGGCCTGGTGTTTGTTTTTACCTGGCAAATGGCCGGCTATATCATGATTATTTATATTGCAGGCATCCAGGCGATTCCGAATGATGTGGTGGAAGCGGCAAAAATTGATGGTGCCAGTACGTGGCAGCGGTTTACCCGAATTACGTTCCCGCTGCTGATGCCGGCGTTGACGATTAGCCTGTTCTTGACGCTTTCGTCCGCCTTTAAAATCTACGACGTCAATTTGTCACTGACGGGCGGAGGGCCTGCAAATGCCACAGAACTCTTTGCCATGAACATTTACCAGGAAATTTTCGGCAGCAGCAATTACGGTTTTGGGCAGGCGAAAGCTATTGTGTTCTTCTTGATTGTCGCTGCAATTACGCTGACCCAAGTGTACATGACGAAAAAGCGGGAGGTTGAAATGTGA
- a CDS encoding carbohydrate ABC transporter permease, translated as MRKTSGILKSVLLILLALFFLSPIYIIFVNSFKDRQELYDNALALPDNFSFQYYLEAMEKMNFLSALGNSLYITIVSVVLIVILSSMTAWMLVRTDSKWSTVIFMTFIATMLIPFQTLMMPLMQFMSAITENLNIPMYNTREGLIFMNIGFHASLSVFLYHGFIKSIPITLEEAATIDGASKFGVFWRIIFPMLKPITATVMILNVISIWNDFLLPSLTLIDTALRTIPLSTFFFFGEFTIQWNLAMAGLTLTIIPVIIFYAMAQKHIIKGIGEGAVK; from the coding sequence ATGAGAAAAACTTCGGGCATATTAAAATCCGTGCTGCTCATTTTGCTCGCCCTTTTCTTCCTGTCGCCGATTTACATCATTTTCGTCAACTCGTTCAAAGACCGGCAGGAACTTTATGACAACGCCTTGGCGCTGCCGGATAACTTCAGCTTTCAATACTATCTGGAAGCAATGGAAAAAATGAATTTTCTCAGTGCACTTGGAAACTCACTGTATATCACCATCGTGTCGGTCGTGCTGATTGTCATTTTGTCTTCTATGACCGCGTGGATGCTAGTCCGGACAGACAGCAAATGGAGCACAGTCATTTTCATGACTTTCATCGCAACGATGCTGATTCCTTTCCAGACTTTAATGATGCCGCTCATGCAGTTTATGAGCGCCATCACCGAAAATTTGAATATTCCGATGTACAACACCCGGGAAGGCTTGATTTTCATGAATATCGGATTCCATGCCAGCCTCTCGGTATTTTTGTACCACGGCTTTATCAAATCCATCCCGATTACGTTGGAGGAAGCGGCGACGATAGACGGAGCGTCGAAGTTCGGCGTTTTTTGGCGAATCATTTTTCCGATGCTGAAACCCATTACGGCCACTGTCATGATCTTAAATGTCATCAGTATATGGAATGACTTTTTGCTGCCATCCTTGACACTGATTGATACAGCCCTCAGAACCATCCCGTTATCGACGTTCTTTTTCTTTGGGGAGTTCACCATCCAATGGAATTTGGCTATGGCAGGACTGACGCTTACGATCATCCCCGTCATCATTTTTTATGCGATGGCCCAAAAACACATCATCAAAGGGATTGGAGAAGGCGCAGTGAAATAA
- a CDS encoding YesL family protein, which yields MREMPGIAGTLYVYAEWLMRFSAANILWFIANLPLSFVLFSVYLNGFTEGFVWYLLPIAGLFPAVLVPSTIALFATVREWIIQKDQPSITKAYLFHAKANYRKSLFSGIFLMGIWLVWLVDFYFFKAANGFFGLLFAFIGLFLFVYTLNFFSLSAHFDMKQRSLMKNAFYVTIGNPLLSLFILASNLAVFYVSTAKLLFLLPLFAASISAYLSFLAFYRFALKTKKKITA from the coding sequence ATGCGTGAAATGCCGGGAATAGCGGGTACTTTATACGTTTATGCAGAATGGCTTATGCGATTTTCTGCTGCTAATATCTTATGGTTTATCGCAAACCTTCCGTTATCATTTGTGCTGTTCAGTGTCTACCTCAATGGATTCACTGAAGGATTCGTGTGGTACTTGCTGCCGATTGCCGGATTGTTTCCGGCGGTATTGGTGCCCAGTACAATCGCGTTATTTGCCACGGTGCGTGAGTGGATTATCCAAAAAGACCAGCCGTCCATTACGAAAGCCTATTTGTTCCATGCAAAAGCGAATTATCGGAAAAGCTTATTCTCCGGCATCTTTTTAATGGGAATCTGGCTGGTTTGGCTAGTGGATTTCTACTTTTTCAAAGCGGCGAACGGGTTTTTCGGTCTGCTCTTTGCATTCATAGGATTGTTCCTTTTTGTTTACACGCTAAACTTTTTTTCGCTGAGTGCGCATTTTGACATGAAACAACGGTCCTTAATGAAAAATGCTTTTTACGTCACCATTGGCAATCCGCTGTTGAGTTTGTTTATTCTTGCAAGCAATCTTGCTGTATTTTATGTCAGTACTGCAAAACTCTTATTTTTGCTGCCGCTTTTCGCCGCATCGATCAGCGCATATCTTTCTTTTCTTGCCTTTTACCGGTTTGCTTTAAAAACGAAGAAAAAAATCACAGCTTAA
- the pgmB gene encoding beta-phosphoglucomutase has product MYDLDGIITDTAEFHFLAWQKIAQKLDISIDRQFNEQLKGIGRMDSLELILKLDPSLSELSNEEKENLANRKNELYLELVETIDSSNILPGIEELLAANKEQGFKIALGSASKNAQYVLDRLGLTHYFDYIVDASKVSKGKPDPETFTAAADALGIEYPACIGIEDSAAGVAAINAAHMFSVGVGDAEQLSDADYLVEATSQLDFEEIIERYRHQMVLKESDQ; this is encoded by the coding sequence ATTTATGATTTAGACGGCATAATTACAGATACAGCAGAATTTCATTTTTTGGCCTGGCAGAAAATCGCACAAAAACTTGATATATCGATTGATCGGCAGTTCAATGAGCAGTTGAAAGGAATAGGGCGGATGGATTCTTTGGAACTGATTCTAAAACTGGATCCTTCCTTATCCGAGCTGTCTAATGAAGAAAAAGAAAACTTGGCCAATCGGAAAAATGAGCTGTATCTGGAATTGGTCGAAACCATTGATTCATCTAATATCCTGCCGGGCATCGAAGAATTGCTGGCGGCCAACAAAGAACAGGGCTTTAAAATTGCCTTGGGTTCAGCAAGCAAGAATGCACAGTATGTATTGGACCGGCTTGGGTTGACCCACTATTTTGATTACATTGTCGATGCGTCGAAAGTAAGTAAAGGCAAACCCGATCCCGAAACGTTTACGGCCGCTGCAGATGCTCTCGGAATTGAATATCCGGCATGCATCGGCATCGAAGATTCAGCTGCAGGAGTTGCAGCCATCAATGCCGCCCACATGTTTTCGGTAGGAGTCGGGGACGCTGAACAGCTTTCCGACGCCGACTACTTAGTCGAGGCTACTTCACAATTGGATTTTGAAGAAATTATCGAGCGGTACCGGCACCAGATGGTATTGAAAGAATCGGATCAATAA
- a CDS encoding glycoside hydrolase family 65 protein, which produces MTWKLTKYGLEKPDLLLDESILSVGNGYLGVRGNFEEGYPELFSSIRGAYINAYHDETEIAYGEKLYGFPVMQQKILNVIDAQTVQIYVDDELFSLFEGEVIHFERNLHMDAGFAERIVHWKSPKGKEVKVVFRRMASFITRELFALSIRIEPGEGIRKLRIVTAVDGDVSNFVDSSDPRVSSGHAKRLHVTEARKEEDFSIVKCLTYVTQLEVACVTATDIQAEKYTYSSQVEGSRVEETYVCEGWRTIEFTKFSVYTDTLRHGIEVVEEARMLQERLEGKSFEDLLVEQRTYMDRFWLHSDVEIDGDAAMQESIRFNLFQLLQSVGKDPHSNISAKGLSGEGYEGHYFWDTEIFMFPVFLMTNPEIAKNLLKYRYSILESAKARAKVLGHEKGALFPWRTINGPESSSFFPAGTAQYHISADIAYSYVQYYLATGDEAFLKEAGAEVLFETARLWIDTGHMSGTAFKIDSVTGPDEYTCIVNNNYYTNVMAKHNLLWAVKVYRMLQEKDEAHLSELAERLALTEAEAATWQEAGEKMYLPYDEAHKINAQDDSFLQKARWNLEDTPKEKFPLLLHYHPLTLYRYQVCKQADTVLAHFLLEDEQDVATIKNSYDYYEQITTHDSSLSYCIFSIMASKLGYRDKAYHYFKETARLDLDNSHGNTKDGLHMANMGGAWLAIVYGFAGLRIKEAGLSFAPSLPSEWNAFAFHFQYKGRLIFLRIERNAVKYLLVEGEPVTVYQDGEPIRLEPGKEVAIRESAKRH; this is translated from the coding sequence ATGACCTGGAAATTGACGAAATATGGACTGGAGAAACCTGACCTTTTGCTTGATGAGAGCATTTTGTCAGTAGGAAATGGCTATCTAGGTGTTAGAGGGAATTTTGAGGAAGGCTACCCGGAACTGTTCAGTTCAATCCGGGGAGCCTATATCAACGCATATCATGACGAAACGGAAATTGCGTATGGGGAGAAATTATACGGCTTTCCGGTGATGCAGCAAAAAATACTCAATGTGATTGATGCGCAAACGGTCCAAATATATGTGGACGACGAATTGTTCTCCTTGTTTGAAGGAGAGGTAATTCATTTTGAACGAAATTTACATATGGATGCCGGTTTTGCAGAGCGTATCGTCCATTGGAAATCACCGAAAGGAAAAGAAGTGAAGGTCGTTTTCCGGCGTATGGCTTCTTTTATTACACGGGAGTTATTTGCCCTTTCCATCCGGATTGAGCCGGGAGAAGGCATTCGGAAACTAAGAATTGTGACGGCAGTGGATGGGGACGTCTCGAACTTTGTAGATTCCAGCGATCCGCGTGTAAGTTCGGGCCATGCAAAAAGGCTTCATGTGACGGAAGCCCGGAAAGAAGAAGATTTTAGCATTGTGAAGTGCCTGACCTATGTTACCCAACTGGAAGTGGCTTGCGTAACAGCCACAGATATTCAGGCTGAGAAATATACTTACAGCAGCCAGGTTGAAGGCAGCCGCGTAGAGGAAACTTATGTGTGCGAAGGCTGGCGGACGATTGAGTTTACGAAATTCAGCGTCTATACCGATACATTGAGGCACGGAATTGAAGTGGTGGAAGAAGCGCGGATGCTGCAGGAACGGCTCGAAGGCAAAAGTTTTGAGGATTTGCTGGTGGAACAGCGGACATACATGGACCGCTTTTGGCTGCATTCGGATGTCGAAATTGACGGCGACGCGGCAATGCAGGAAAGCATCCGGTTTAACCTTTTTCAGCTGCTTCAATCGGTTGGAAAAGATCCGCACAGCAATATCTCGGCAAAAGGCTTGTCTGGAGAAGGGTATGAAGGGCATTATTTTTGGGACACGGAAATCTTCATGTTCCCGGTATTTTTGATGACCAATCCCGAAATTGCAAAAAACTTGCTGAAATACCGCTATTCAATTTTGGAAAGCGCAAAAGCCCGTGCAAAAGTCCTCGGCCATGAAAAGGGGGCCTTGTTCCCTTGGCGGACCATCAACGGACCTGAAAGTTCGTCATTTTTTCCGGCAGGCACGGCGCAATACCATATCAGTGCAGATATCGCTTATAGCTATGTCCAGTACTATTTGGCAACAGGAGACGAAGCGTTCTTAAAAGAAGCGGGAGCAGAAGTGCTGTTTGAAACGGCGCGTTTGTGGATTGATACGGGGCATATGAGCGGCACTGCTTTTAAAATCGACAGCGTGACCGGTCCGGATGAGTACACGTGCATCGTCAATAATAATTATTACACCAATGTGATGGCCAAGCATAATCTGCTTTGGGCCGTTAAAGTTTACCGGATGCTTCAGGAAAAAGATGAAGCGCATTTGAGTGAACTTGCAGAACGACTGGCACTTACGGAAGCAGAAGCAGCGACTTGGCAGGAAGCCGGCGAAAAAATGTATCTGCCTTATGATGAAGCCCATAAAATCAATGCACAGGATGACAGCTTTTTGCAAAAGGCACGCTGGAATCTGGAGGACACTCCAAAAGAGAAATTCCCGCTTTTGCTGCATTATCATCCGCTTACGCTTTATAGATACCAGGTCTGCAAACAGGCTGATACGGTTTTAGCCCATTTTCTGCTTGAAGACGAACAGGATGTGGCCACAATCAAAAATTCTTATGACTATTATGAACAAATTACCACACATGATTCTTCGCTTTCTTATTGTATTTTTAGCATTATGGCTTCCAAATTGGGGTATAGGGATAAGGCATATCATTATTTTAAGGAAACAGCCCGGCTGGATCTCGACAATAGCCACGGCAATACAAAAGACGGGCTCCATATGGCGAATATGGGCGGTGCCTGGCTTGCCATTGTGTATGGATTTGCCGGTTTGCGCATCAAAGAGGCTGGCTTAAGCTTTGCTCCTTCATTGCCATCAGAGTGGAATGCTTTTGCTTTTCACTTTCAGTACAAAGGCAGGCTGATTTTCTTGCGTATAGAACGGAATGCGGTGAAGTACCTTTTGGTCGAAGGTGAGCCTGTAACGGTGTATCAGGATGGAGAGCCTATCCGGCTTGAACCGGGAAAAGAAGTAGCAATCAGGGAATCCGCAAAACGCCATTAA
- a CDS encoding CapA family protein yields MKTKQNLLTLLLILLCLFLAGCLSHTNSAAPAPEAEEFEARSAPVAIIPSKLIKSSRVSLSAVGDILIHERVYLDAKTGSGFDFTPMLDEAKPFLEAADITVANSESIVGGDSIGLSTYPSFNSPYEVADALKDTGIDVVSMANNHTLDRGEKAILSAINYWDQLGIEHAGAHTSEAERNKLTTLTKNGIKFSFLSYTYGTNGIPTPSGKDYLLNRIDKQTLQTDLAKAKDASDVVVLSLHFGNEYETMPTEEQIELAHFAAEQGADLILGHHPHVLQPVEWIQTTDGRKSFVIYSLGNFLSGQEGLEKQIGGILHIQAVKTTDAESAKIELEKPSFTPTFVESENQKNYNVTLLKNAHPEANQSIKQHMARWVEDLAFDE; encoded by the coding sequence GTGAAAACGAAACAAAATTTGCTAACCCTGCTTCTGATTTTGCTGTGTTTGTTTTTGGCCGGCTGCTTGTCCCATACGAACAGCGCTGCTCCTGCACCGGAAGCTGAAGAATTTGAAGCGCGAAGTGCTCCTGTTGCTATCATTCCTTCCAAACTTATAAAATCTTCCCGTGTTTCTTTGTCAGCAGTCGGCGATATTTTAATTCATGAGCGGGTTTATTTGGATGCAAAAACCGGCAGTGGTTTTGATTTCACCCCCATGCTTGATGAAGCAAAGCCTTTTCTCGAAGCGGCTGATATCACGGTTGCCAATTCCGAAAGCATTGTAGGAGGAGACTCAATCGGGCTTTCCACATACCCCTCTTTCAACAGTCCTTATGAAGTGGCCGATGCGTTGAAAGATACGGGAATCGATGTCGTGTCCATGGCGAACAACCATACACTCGACAGAGGGGAAAAGGCGATTCTCAGTGCCATTAATTACTGGGATCAACTCGGAATAGAGCATGCAGGCGCTCATACGTCGGAGGCAGAACGAAACAAACTCACAACGCTTACAAAAAACGGCATCAAGTTTTCTTTTCTTTCTTACACGTATGGCACAAATGGCATTCCGACCCCCAGCGGCAAAGACTACTTGCTTAACCGGATCGATAAACAAACATTGCAAACTGATTTGGCAAAAGCCAAAGATGCTTCCGATGTAGTGGTATTAAGCCTGCATTTTGGAAACGAATACGAAACGATGCCTACTGAAGAACAAATCGAACTCGCCCATTTTGCCGCAGAACAAGGTGCCGACTTGATTTTAGGGCATCATCCTCATGTTCTTCAGCCAGTAGAATGGATTCAAACCACTGATGGCAGAAAAAGTTTTGTTATTTATTCCTTAGGCAATTTCCTGTCAGGGCAGGAAGGCTTGGAAAAGCAAATTGGCGGCATTCTTCACATTCAAGCGGTCAAAACGACTGATGCTGAGTCAGCCAAGATTGAATTGGAAAAGCCGTCTTTTACCCCCACCTTCGTGGAAAGTGAAAATCAAAAAAATTACAATGTCACTTTATTAAAAAATGCACACCCTGAAGCGAATCAATCCATCAAACAGCATATGGCCAGATGGGTCGAAGATCTTGCATTTGATGAATAA
- a CDS encoding thiamine pyrophosphate-dependent dehydrogenase E1 component subunit alpha has translation MYEQMVKSRYYEDQMVEVYTEGKAPVFNIGAGPVPGEMHLSTGQEPAAVGICVHLTKDDTVTAPHRPHHHAIAKGVDLKKMTAEIFGKETGLGKGKGGHMHLFDPDVKFSCGGIVAAGIPHAAGAALASKMQGRDWVAVAFIGEGAANAGAFHESLNLAALWNLPLIVVVEDNSYGISVPKASSTAVASNDLRAAAYGISGAYVKGNDPIAMYKASEEAVARARAGQGPTIIEIETHRYLGHFQGDPELYRDKAEVPGLRQLDPILKLRNMLLEAEQVSEKEIEKIEKQAKKIVDEAYQFARDSKYPEPESALKDVFTS, from the coding sequence ATGTATGAACAGATGGTGAAAAGCCGTTATTACGAAGATCAAATGGTAGAGGTTTATACCGAAGGAAAGGCACCGGTTTTTAATATTGGAGCAGGACCGGTTCCAGGCGAAATGCACTTGTCAACCGGGCAAGAACCGGCTGCTGTGGGAATTTGTGTGCATTTGACTAAAGACGATACGGTGACCGCTCCACATCGTCCGCATCACCATGCCATTGCCAAAGGCGTTGATTTGAAAAAAATGACGGCCGAAATTTTCGGCAAGGAAACGGGGCTTGGCAAAGGCAAAGGCGGCCATATGCATTTGTTTGATCCAGACGTCAAATTTTCCTGTGGCGGAATTGTCGCTGCGGGCATTCCGCATGCTGCAGGTGCGGCACTGGCCAGCAAGATGCAAGGAAGAGATTGGGTGGCAGTGGCATTTATCGGAGAAGGGGCAGCGAACGCAGGCGCTTTTCATGAATCGCTGAACCTGGCGGCGTTATGGAATCTACCGCTTATTGTGGTAGTGGAAGACAATTCTTATGGAATCTCTGTTCCAAAAGCGTCTTCTACTGCTGTTGCATCCAATGATCTCCGGGCAGCGGCGTATGGAATTTCAGGGGCATACGTAAAAGGCAACGATCCAATTGCCATGTATAAAGCGTCAGAAGAAGCGGTTGCAAGAGCACGGGCAGGCCAAGGCCCTACCATTATTGAAATTGAAACGCATCGTTATTTAGGGCATTTTCAAGGAGATCCTGAATTGTACCGTGATAAAGCGGAAGTTCCGGGGCTGCGCCAATTGGATCCAATTTTGAAACTGCGGAACATGCTGCTGGAAGCAGAACAAGTCTCCGAAAAAGAGATTGAGAAAATTGAGAAGCAGGCAAAGAAAATAGTGGATGAAGCTTATCAATTTGCACGGGACAGCAAGTACCCTGAACCCGAATCCGCATTAAAGGATGTCTTTACATCTTAA
- a CDS encoding alpha-ketoacid dehydrogenase subunit beta, whose protein sequence is METAKKRILTGNKAMAEAIALEMERDPSVFVLGEDIGNYGGIFGSTQGLIEKFGAQRVLDTPISETAFIGAAIGAAAEGMRPVAELMFVDFFGVCMDQIYNHMAKIPYMSGGNVQLPMVLMTAVGGGYNDAAQHSQTLYATFGHMPGMKVVAPSTPYDLKGMMISAIRDDNPVLFMFHKSLQGLGWMEQLDVSAAHVPEEAYTVPLDKAKVVREGKDVTIVGVQMMTHYAVEAAERLAKEGIDAEVIDLRSIAPIDKDTILQSVKKTHRLFVVDEDYKSYGMTAEITAIVTEEVFYDLEAPPRRLANPDVPIPYSRPLEDFVIPNVERIYEQVKALMDEE, encoded by the coding sequence ATGGAAACAGCGAAAAAACGGATTTTAACCGGGAACAAAGCGATGGCAGAAGCGATTGCGCTTGAAATGGAGCGGGATCCAAGCGTTTTTGTACTCGGTGAAGACATCGGAAATTACGGCGGTATTTTCGGTTCCACTCAAGGGCTGATTGAAAAATTCGGCGCTCAGCGGGTGCTGGACACGCCGATTTCTGAAACGGCTTTTATCGGTGCCGCAATCGGTGCGGCTGCAGAAGGCATGCGGCCGGTAGCGGAATTGATGTTCGTCGACTTTTTCGGCGTTTGTATGGATCAAATCTACAATCATATGGCGAAAATCCCTTATATGTCCGGCGGCAATGTTCAGTTGCCGATGGTTCTCATGACAGCAGTCGGCGGCGGCTATAACGACGCTGCCCAGCATTCGCAAACGCTTTATGCGACGTTTGGACATATGCCGGGAATGAAAGTGGTCGCGCCTTCCACTCCTTATGACTTGAAGGGCATGATGATTTCGGCCATCCGGGACGACAACCCGGTATTGTTTATGTTCCACAAATCGCTGCAGGGATTGGGCTGGATGGAACAACTGGACGTATCTGCTGCACATGTGCCGGAAGAAGCCTATACAGTGCCGCTTGATAAAGCGAAAGTCGTGCGGGAAGGAAAAGATGTCACGATTGTAGGAGTCCAAATGATGACCCATTACGCTGTAGAAGCAGCAGAAAGGCTGGCAAAAGAAGGAATTGACGCCGAAGTAATCGACTTGCGGTCTATTGCCCCGATTGATAAAGACACGATTCTTCAGTCGGTCAAAAAGACACATCGTTTGTTTGTCGTTGATGAAGATTATAAATCCTACGGCATGACTGCCGAAATAACTGCAATTGTAACGGAGGAAGTATTTTACGATCTGGAAGCCCCGCCGCGTCGCTTGGCCAATCCGGATGTGCCGATTCCTTACAGCCGTCCGCTTGAAGATTTTGTCATACCGAATGTGGAAAGAATCTACGAACAAGTAAAAGCACTGATGGATGAAGAATGA